One window of Amaranthus tricolor cultivar Red isolate AtriRed21 chromosome 13, ASM2621246v1, whole genome shotgun sequence genomic DNA carries:
- the LOC130798156 gene encoding peroxidase 56-like, whose translation MLQINGPFWEVPLGRKDGKISLASDADTLLPSPFFNFSSLKQNFASLGLTTKDLVVLLGSHTIGQGHCFVFQSRLYNFSGRGDTDPSLSPSYAAFLKTKCTPNPNDTQSVVPLDRITPRVFDENYYVMVSQNKGLFHSDAALLTNRATKSYIYQQIKTKRSTFAQDFSVSMSKMIKLGVLTGYQGEVRKTCGAVNT comes from the exons ATGTTACAGATAAATGGACCTTTTTGGGAAGTTCCTCTTGGTAGAAAGGATGGAAAAATCTCATTGGCTTCAGATGCAGATACTCTTTTACCATCTCCATTTTTCAACTTCTCAAGTCTTAAACAAAACTTTGCATCATTGGGTCTAACTACAAAGGATTTGGTAGTCTTATTAg GTTCGCACACCATTGGACAAGGTCACTGCTTCGTCTTTCAGAGCCGACTATACAACTTCTCGGGACGAGGAGACACAGACCCTTCATTATCTCCTAGTTATGCTGCATTCTTAAAGACTAAATGCACGCCAAATCCAAATGACACCCAATCAGTTGTTCCATTGGATAGGATTACACCAAgagtttttgatgaaaattacTACGTTATGGTAAGCCAAAATAAAGGGCTATTCCATTCTGATGCAGCCCTTTTGACTAATCGTGCGACTAAGAGCTATATCTACCAACAAATTAAAACTAAGAGATCAACTTTTGCTCAAGATTTTAGTGTGTCTATGTCTAAGATGATTAAACTTGGGGTTCTTACTGGTTATCAAGGTGAAGTTAGGAAGACATGTGGTGCTGTCAATACATAA
- the LOC130797933 gene encoding peroxidase 27-like yields MTTKIFQKLFSFFLLLAMISAMANAEELSLDYYKYSCPGVEDIAKRITEQYISNVPGFAPGLLRMVFHDCFVRGCDASVLIDPTESNNQTEKTALPNVTLRGYEVINAIKSALEKQCPGVVSCADILALSSRDAIRTINGPFWEVPLGRKDGKISLASDADTLLPSPFFNFSSLKENFASLGLTTKDLVVLLGSHTIGQGHCFVFQSRLYNFSGRGDTDPSLSPSYAAFLKTKCTPNPNDTQSVVPLDRITPRVFDENYYVMVSQNKGLFHSDAALLTNAETKSYIYQQIKTKRSTFAQDFSASMSKMIKLGVLTGNQGEVRKTCGVVNA; encoded by the exons ATGACAACTAAGATATTTCAAAAGTTATTCTCATTCTTTTTGTTGCTTGCCATGATATCTGCCATGGCGAACGCTGAAGAATTGTCTTTAGATTATTATAAGTACTCGTGTCCTGGTGTCGAGGACATTGCTAAAAGGATTACTGAGCAATATATTTCTAATGTTCCCGGCTTTGCTCCCGGTTTGCTTAGAATGGTCTTTCATGACTGTTTTGTTAGG GGGTGTGACGCTTCTGTATTAATAGATCCAACAGAGTCCAACAACCAAACGGAGAAGACAGCTCTTCCCAACGTGACACTTAGGGGGTACGAAGTCATTAATGCAATCAAGTCCGCTCTAGAAAAACAATGTCCTGGTGTTGTTTCTTGTGCTGATATATTAGCTTTATCATCTCGAGATGCCATCCGAACG ATAAATGGACCTTTTTGGGAAGTTCCTCTTGGTAGAAAGGATGGAAAAATCTCATTGGCTTCAGATGCAGATACTCTTTTACCATCTCCATTTTTCAACTTCTCAAGTCTTAAAGAAAACTTCGCATCATTGGGCCTAACTACAAAAGATTTGGTAGTCTTATTAG GTTCTCACACCATTGGACAAGGTCACTGCTTCGTCTTTCAGAGCCGACTATACAATTTCTCGGGACGAGGTGACACAGATCCTTCATTGTCTCCTAGTTATGCTGCATTCTTAAAGACTAAATGCACGCCAAATCCAAATGACACCCAATCAGTTGTTCCATTGGATAGGATTACACCAAgagtttttgatgaaaattacTACGTTATGGTAAGCCAAAATAAAGGGCTATTCCATTCTGATGCTGCTCTTTTGACTAATGCTGAGACTAAGAGCTACATCTACCAGCAAATTAAAACTAAGAGATCAACTTTTGCTCAAGATTTTAGTGCATCTATGTCGAAGATGATTAAACTTGGGGTACTTACTGGTAATCAAGGTGAAGTTAGGAAGACATGTGGTGTTGTCAATGCATAA